A stretch of DNA from Flavobacteriales bacterium:
CACGGAGTAAAATCCGAACCAGAGCCAAAAAGAGTACCCACACGTCGTGAGCGCACTACCTATGAGATCGACCTGCATCTGGAAGAGTTGGTAGACAGCACCCGTGGCTTGCAACCCGGAGAAATGCTAGAACTTCAATTGGAGCGTTTCAGAGAATTTCTGAGAGAGGCTATGGACAACCGTTGGAATAAGATCGTGGTAATCCATGGCGTGGGTGAAGGTGTGTTAAGGAGTAACATACATGCAATCCTTGATGAAATGCCTCATGTGTCTTATCACGATGCATCTTACCGGAAATACGGCAGAGGTGCAACGGAGGTGATGATTAGATATAAATAGAATTAAGAATCAAGAATGAAGAATGAATCGCCTTTG
This window harbors:
- a CDS encoding Smr/MutS family protein, which translates into the protein MGDRVTFLNETGEGVVTYIIGPGMVRVQVEEGLELPMSVGDLIKVREDIVEDLLNETASIPHGVKSEPEPKRVPTRRERTTYEIDLHLEELVDSTRGLQPGEMLELQLERFREFLREAMDNRWNKIVVIHGVGEGVLRSNIHAILDEMPHVSYHDASYRKYGRGATEVMIRYK